The following coding sequences lie in one Anas acuta chromosome 17, bAnaAcu1.1, whole genome shotgun sequence genomic window:
- the SBNO1 gene encoding protein strawberry notch homolog 1 isoform X2: MVEPGQDLLLAALSESGISPNDLFDIDSPDVVLANPAPTPAVQQSVPLSALELGLETEATAAVKQEPETVSTPALLNVRQPPSTTTFVLNQINQLPTLGTTIVMTKTTPVTTTRQTITVAKIIQTSTTTRPSVAAPAVRNALTTAPSKDQIQLKDLLKNNSLNELMKLKPPPNIAQPVATAANIIVVPKVVNATRPADLSNGAVKKEASTKEVARIWINDIKMRSFSPTMKVPAVKEEEEPEEEDEEEMGHAETYAEYMPIKLKIGLRHPDPVVETSSLSSVTPPDVWYQTSISEETIDNGWLSALQLEAITYAAQQHETFLPNGDRAGFLIGDGAGVGKGRTIAGIIYENYLLGRKRAVWFSVSNDLKYDAERDLRDIGAKNILVHSLNKFKYGKISSKHNGSVKKGVIFATYSSLIGESQSGGKYKTRLKQLLHWCGEDFDGVIVFDECHKAKNLCPVGSSKPTKTGLAVLELQNKLPKARVVYASATGASEPRNMAYMNRLGIWGEGTPFREFSDFIQAVERRGVGAMEIVAMDMKLRGMYIARQLSFSGVTFKIDEVLLSQEYVKMYNKSVKLWVCARERFQQAADLIDAEQRMKKSMWGQFWSAHQRFFKYLCIASKVKRVVQLAREEIKNGKCVVIGLQSTGEARTLEALEEGGGELNDFVSTAKGVFQSLIEKHFPAPDRKKLFSLLGIDLTAQSNNNSPRDSPCKENKIKKRKGEEVSREAKKARKTGGLAGSSSDESESESDASDNEESDNESLRYMSSGDDDDFNPFRDESSEDDEDDPWLIRKEHKKNKDKKKKKSIDPDSIQSALLASGLGSKRPSCFTSTVGTTTSSTNTSANSNTNSSFVTSQDAVERAQQMKKELLDKLEKLAEDLPPNTLDELIDELGGPENVAEMTGRKGRVVSNDDGSISYESRSELDVPVEILNITEKQRFMDGDKNIAIISEAASSGISLQADRRAKNQRRRVHMTLELPWSADRAIQQFGRTHRSNQVTAPEYVFLISELAGEQRFASIVAKRLESLGALTHGDRRATETRDLSRFNFDNKYGRNALEIVMKSIVNLDSPMVSPPPDFPGDFFKDVRQGLIGVGLINVEDRSGILTLDKDYNNIGKFLNRILGMEVHQQNALFQYFSDTLNAVIQNAKKNGRYDMGILDLGSGDEKVRKADVKKFLTPGYSTSGHVELYTISVERGMSWDEATKLWAEQTGPDDGFYLSLQIRNNKKTAILVKEVNPKKKLFLVYRPNTGKQLKLETCADLKKKYKKVPSEDALPHWLEQYNSSADTCTHAYWRGNCKKAGLGLVCEVGLRCRTYYVLCGSVLSVWTKVEGVLASVSGTNVKMQIVRLRTEDGQRIVGLIIPANCVSPLVNLLSTSDQSQQLAVQQQQIWQQHHPQSITNFNNA, translated from the exons ATGGTGGAGCCAGGACAAGATCTGTTGCTTGCTGCTTTGAGTGAGAGTGGAATCAGTCCAAATGATCTATTTGATATTGACTCTCCGGACGTGGTTCTTGCAAATCCAGCTCCAACTCCAGCTGTTCAGCAG TCAGTGCCACTTAGTGCATTAGAGCTAGGCTTGGAAACCGAGGCCACAGCTGCTGTGAAACAAGAACCAGAGACAGTATCAACTCCAGCCTTATTAAATGTTCGG CAACCACCATCCACCACAACCTTTGTGCTGAATCAAATAAATCAGCTTCCAACTTTGGGGACTACAATAGTGATGACAAAAACAACACCTGTTACAACCACAAGGCAGACTATTACTGTAGCAAAAATCATTCAGACCAGCACAACTACTCGACCCTCAGTTGCAGCACCAGCAGTACGGAATGCCTTGACCACTGCACCATCGAAGGACCAGATTCAGCTGAAAGATCTTCTGAAGAATAATAGTCTTAATGAACTAATGAAATTGAAGCCACCTCCTAACATTGCCCAACCAGTGGCAACAGCAGCAA acataATTGTAGTTCCTAAGGTGGTAAATGCCACCAGACCAG ctgatCTAAGCAATGGTGCAGTGAAGAAGGAGGCTTCCACAAAAGAGGTAGCAAGAATATGGATAAACGATATTAAAATGAGGAGTTTTTCACCAACTATG AAAGTGCCAGCAgtaaaagaggaggaggaacctgaggaagaagatgaagaagaaatgggCCATGCAGAAACTTACGCTGAGTATATGCCAATAAAAT TAAAAATTGGTCTACGTCATCCTGACCCGGTAGTGGAAACCAGCTCGTTATCCAGTGTAACTCCTCCTGATGTGTGGTACCAGACATCGATATCAGAAGAAACAATTGATAATGGCTGGCTGTCAGCTTTGCAACTTGAAGCGATCACTTATGCAGCCCAG CAACATGAAACATTCCTGCCCAATGGAGACAGAGCTGGATTCTTGATAGGTGATGGTGCTGGTGTAGGAAAAGGAAGGACCATAGCTGGGATAATCTATGAAAATTACTTGTTAGGCAGAAAAAGAGCAGTCTG GTTTAGCGTGTCGAATGATCTGAAATACGATGCTGAAAGAGACTTGAGAGATATTGgagcaaaaaacattttggttcaTTCATTAAACAAG TTCAAGTATGGGAAGATTTCTTCCAAACACAATGGAAGCGTGAAGAAGGGTGTCATTTTTGCCACATATTCCTCTCTTATTGGTGAAAGTCAGTCTGGTGGTAAATACAAGACCAGATTAAAGCAGCTTCTTCACTGGTGTGGTGAAGACTTTGATGGAGTT ATTGTATTTGATGAGTGTCATAAAGCCAAGAATCTGTGTCCTGTTGGTTCATCAAAACCGACAAAAACAGGTCTGGCTGTACTGGAACTTCAAAATAAACTTCCAAAAGCTAGGGTTGTTTATGCTAGTGCCACAG GTGCATCTGAGCCAAGAAATATGGCATACATGAACCGTCTTGGAATATGGGGTGAAGGAACTCCATTTAGGGAATTCAGTGACTTTATTCAGGCTGTCGAAAGAAG aggTGTTGGTGCCATGGAAATAGTTGCTATGGATATGAAACTGAGAGGAATGTACATAGCTAGACAGTTGAGTTTTTCAGGTGTAACTTTCAAAATTGATGAAGTTCTGCTTTCACAGGAATATGTTAAAATGTACAATAAATCTGTGAAACTG TGGGTCTGTGCTAGAGAAAGATTTCAACAAGCAGCTGATCTTATTGATGCAGAACAACGAATGAAAAAGTCTATGTGGGGTCAATTTTGGTCAGCTCATCAGAGGTTTTTCAAGTACCTTTGCATAGCATCTAAAGTGAAGAGGGTGGTGCAGCTGGCTCGGGAAGAAATCAAGAATGGGAAA TGTGTTGTTATTGGCCTGCAGTCAACAGGAGAAGCAAGGACGCTAGAAGCTTTGGAGGAAGGTGGTGGTGAACTGAATGACTTTGTTTCTACAGCAAA AGGAGTATTCCAGTCTCTTATTGAAAAGCACTTTCCAGCTCCTGACAGGAAGAAACTGTTTAGCTTGTTGGGAATTGACTTGACTGCTCAAAGCAACAACAATTCACCCAGAGACAGCCCTTGCaaggagaacaaaataaagaagcGGAAAG GTGAAGAAGTAAGCAGAGAAGCCAAAAAAGCTCGTAAAACAGGTGGCCTTGCGGGTAGCAGCTCTGATGAGAGTGAAAGTGAATCTGATGCTTCAGACAATGAAGAAAGTGACAATGAGAGCCTCAGATATATGAGTTCTGGAGATGATGATGACTTCAACCCATTCAGAGATGAATCCAGTGAAGATGACGAAGATG ATCCCTGGCTAATTAGAAAagagcataaaaaaaataaagacaagaaaaagaagaaaagtatagACCCGGATTCTATTCAAAGTGCCTTATTAGCTTCTGGTCTTGGCTCAAAACGACCTAGCTGTTTTACTTCCACTGTTGGTACCACTACTTCTAGCACCAACACATCAG CAAACAGTAACACAAACAGCAGCTTTGTAACAAGTCAGGATGCTGTTGAAAGGGCCcaacaaatgaagaaagaacTGCTTGATAAACTGGAAAAGCTGGCTGAAGATCTTCCACCTAATACACTGGATGAGCTTATAGATGAACTGGGTGGTCCTGAAAATGTTGCAGAG atgacaGGCCGCAAAGGGAGAGTTGTGAGCAATGATGATGGCAGCATATCTTATGAGTCAAGATCTGAACTTGATGTGCCTGTTGAAATTCTGAACatcacagaaaagcagaggttCATGGATGGAGATAAG aacATTGCCATAATCTCAGAGGCTGCCAGCTCTGGTATCTCATTGCAAGCAGACCGTAGAGCTAAGAATCAGAGGCGGAGAGTTCACATGACTCTGGAGTTGCCATGGAGTGCGGATAGAGCAATACAGCAGTTTG GAAGAACTCACAGGTCCAATCAAGTGACTGCTCCAGAGTATGTATTCCTAATTTCTGAGTTGGCTGGAGAGCAAAGATTTGCATCCATAGTTGCAAAAAGACTGGAAAGCTTG GGAGCCCTCACCCACGGTGACAGACGGGCTACAGAAACTCGAGACCTCAGCAGATTCAATTTTGACAACAAG TATGGCAGGAATGCTTTAGAGATTGTTATGAAATCCATTGTGAATTTAGACTCCCCAATGGTCTCTCCACCACCTGATTTTCCTGGAGACTTTTTCAAAG atgTTCGTCAAGGATTGATTGGTGTGGGCTTGATAAATGTAGAAGACAGATCTGGAATTCTAACACTTGATAAAG ATTATAACAACATAGGAAAGTTTCTGAATAGAATTCTTGGTATGGAAGTACATCAGCAGAATGCTTTATTCCAGTACTTTTCTGACACGTTAAATGCTGTTATTCAAAATGCTAAGAAGAATGGAAGATATGATATGGGCATCTTAG ATCTGGGCTCTGGGGATGAGAAAGTAAGGAAGGCAGATGTTAAGAAGTTTTTAACTCCCGGATATTCTACCTCTGGACATGTAGAATTATACACA ATCAGCGTAGAGAGAGGAATGTCTTGGGATGAAGCAACTAAGCTCTGGGCAGAACAAACAGGTCCGGACGATGGGTTTTATTTATCACTACAG ataagaaataacaagaaaacCGCTATTCTCGTGAAGGAAGTGAATCCtaaaaagaagctttttttagTATACAGACCAAATACTGGGAAACAGCTCAAACTAGAAACATGTGCagacctgaaaaagaaatataagaag GTACCTTCTGAAGATGCTTTACCACACTGGTTAGAGCAGTACAATTCTTCTGCAGACACCTGCACACATGCGTATTG GAGAGGCAATTGTAAGAAGGCAGGCTTGGGATTAGTTTGTGAAGTGGGACTCCGCTGTCGAACTTACTATGTCTTGTGTGGTTCAGTATTGAGCGTCTGGACAAAAGTAGAAGGCGTTCTAGCCTCTGTGAGTGGTACAAATGTGAAAATGCAAATAGTTCGTCTAAGAACAGAGGACGGTCAGAGGATCGTAG gCTTGATCATTCCTGCAAATTGTGTATCGCCCCTTGTAAACCTCCTGTCGACGTCAGACCAGTCTCAACAGCTTGCAGTACAACAGCAGCAGATATGGCAGCAGCATCACCCACAAAGCATCACCAATTTCAACAATGCATAA
- the SBNO1 gene encoding protein strawberry notch homolog 1 isoform X1, translating to MVEPGQDLLLAALSESGISPNDLFDIDSPDVVLANPAPTPAVQQSVPLSALELGLETEATAAVKQEPETVSTPALLNVRQPPSTTTFVLNQINQLPTLGTTIVMTKTTPVTTTRQTITVAKIIQTSTTTRPSVAAPAVRNALTTAPSKDQIQLKDLLKNNSLNELMKLKPPPNIAQPVATAATDLSNGAVKKEASTKEVARIWINDIKMRSFSPTMKVPAVKEEEEPEEEDEEEMGHAETYAEYMPIKLKIGLRHPDPVVETSSLSSVTPPDVWYQTSISEETIDNGWLSALQLEAITYAAQQHETFLPNGDRAGFLIGDGAGVGKGRTIAGIIYENYLLGRKRAVWFSVSNDLKYDAERDLRDIGAKNILVHSLNKFKYGKISSKHNGSVKKGVIFATYSSLIGESQSGGKYKTRLKQLLHWCGEDFDGVIVFDECHKAKNLCPVGSSKPTKTGLAVLELQNKLPKARVVYASATGASEPRNMAYMNRLGIWGEGTPFREFSDFIQAVERRGVGAMEIVAMDMKLRGMYIARQLSFSGVTFKIDEVLLSQEYVKMYNKSVKLWVCARERFQQAADLIDAEQRMKKSMWGQFWSAHQRFFKYLCIASKVKRVVQLAREEIKNGKCVVIGLQSTGEARTLEALEEGGGELNDFVSTAKGVFQSLIEKHFPAPDRKKLFSLLGIDLTAQSNNNSPRDSPCKENKIKKRKGEEVSREAKKARKTGGLAGSSSDESESESDASDNEESDNESLRYMSSGDDDDFNPFRDESSEDDEDDPWLIRKEHKKNKDKKKKKSIDPDSIQSALLASGLGSKRPSCFTSTVGTTTSSTNTSANSNTNSSFVTSQDAVERAQQMKKELLDKLEKLAEDLPPNTLDELIDELGGPENVAEMTGRKGRVVSNDDGSISYESRSELDVPVEILNITEKQRFMDGDKNIAIISEAASSGISLQADRRAKNQRRRVHMTLELPWSADRAIQQFGRTHRSNQVTAPEYVFLISELAGEQRFASIVAKRLESLGALTHGDRRATETRDLSRFNFDNKYGRNALEIVMKSIVNLDSPMVSPPPDFPGDFFKDVRQGLIGVGLINVEDRSGILTLDKDYNNIGKFLNRILGMEVHQQNALFQYFSDTLNAVIQNAKKNGRYDMGILDLGSGDEKVRKADVKKFLTPGYSTSGHVELYTISVERGMSWDEATKLWAEQTGPDDGFYLSLQIRNNKKTAILVKEVNPKKKLFLVYRPNTGKQLKLETCADLKKKYKKVPSEDALPHWLEQYNSSADTCTHAYWRGNCKKAGLGLVCEVGLRCRTYYVLCGSVLSVWTKVEGVLASVSGTNVKMQIVRLRTEDGQRIVGLIIPANCVSPLVNLLSTSDQSQQLAVQQQQIWQQHHPQSITNFNNA from the exons ATGGTGGAGCCAGGACAAGATCTGTTGCTTGCTGCTTTGAGTGAGAGTGGAATCAGTCCAAATGATCTATTTGATATTGACTCTCCGGACGTGGTTCTTGCAAATCCAGCTCCAACTCCAGCTGTTCAGCAG TCAGTGCCACTTAGTGCATTAGAGCTAGGCTTGGAAACCGAGGCCACAGCTGCTGTGAAACAAGAACCAGAGACAGTATCAACTCCAGCCTTATTAAATGTTCGG CAACCACCATCCACCACAACCTTTGTGCTGAATCAAATAAATCAGCTTCCAACTTTGGGGACTACAATAGTGATGACAAAAACAACACCTGTTACAACCACAAGGCAGACTATTACTGTAGCAAAAATCATTCAGACCAGCACAACTACTCGACCCTCAGTTGCAGCACCAGCAGTACGGAATGCCTTGACCACTGCACCATCGAAGGACCAGATTCAGCTGAAAGATCTTCTGAAGAATAATAGTCTTAATGAACTAATGAAATTGAAGCCACCTCCTAACATTGCCCAACCAGTGGCAACAGCAGCAA ctgatCTAAGCAATGGTGCAGTGAAGAAGGAGGCTTCCACAAAAGAGGTAGCAAGAATATGGATAAACGATATTAAAATGAGGAGTTTTTCACCAACTATG AAAGTGCCAGCAgtaaaagaggaggaggaacctgaggaagaagatgaagaagaaatgggCCATGCAGAAACTTACGCTGAGTATATGCCAATAAAAT TAAAAATTGGTCTACGTCATCCTGACCCGGTAGTGGAAACCAGCTCGTTATCCAGTGTAACTCCTCCTGATGTGTGGTACCAGACATCGATATCAGAAGAAACAATTGATAATGGCTGGCTGTCAGCTTTGCAACTTGAAGCGATCACTTATGCAGCCCAG CAACATGAAACATTCCTGCCCAATGGAGACAGAGCTGGATTCTTGATAGGTGATGGTGCTGGTGTAGGAAAAGGAAGGACCATAGCTGGGATAATCTATGAAAATTACTTGTTAGGCAGAAAAAGAGCAGTCTG GTTTAGCGTGTCGAATGATCTGAAATACGATGCTGAAAGAGACTTGAGAGATATTGgagcaaaaaacattttggttcaTTCATTAAACAAG TTCAAGTATGGGAAGATTTCTTCCAAACACAATGGAAGCGTGAAGAAGGGTGTCATTTTTGCCACATATTCCTCTCTTATTGGTGAAAGTCAGTCTGGTGGTAAATACAAGACCAGATTAAAGCAGCTTCTTCACTGGTGTGGTGAAGACTTTGATGGAGTT ATTGTATTTGATGAGTGTCATAAAGCCAAGAATCTGTGTCCTGTTGGTTCATCAAAACCGACAAAAACAGGTCTGGCTGTACTGGAACTTCAAAATAAACTTCCAAAAGCTAGGGTTGTTTATGCTAGTGCCACAG GTGCATCTGAGCCAAGAAATATGGCATACATGAACCGTCTTGGAATATGGGGTGAAGGAACTCCATTTAGGGAATTCAGTGACTTTATTCAGGCTGTCGAAAGAAG aggTGTTGGTGCCATGGAAATAGTTGCTATGGATATGAAACTGAGAGGAATGTACATAGCTAGACAGTTGAGTTTTTCAGGTGTAACTTTCAAAATTGATGAAGTTCTGCTTTCACAGGAATATGTTAAAATGTACAATAAATCTGTGAAACTG TGGGTCTGTGCTAGAGAAAGATTTCAACAAGCAGCTGATCTTATTGATGCAGAACAACGAATGAAAAAGTCTATGTGGGGTCAATTTTGGTCAGCTCATCAGAGGTTTTTCAAGTACCTTTGCATAGCATCTAAAGTGAAGAGGGTGGTGCAGCTGGCTCGGGAAGAAATCAAGAATGGGAAA TGTGTTGTTATTGGCCTGCAGTCAACAGGAGAAGCAAGGACGCTAGAAGCTTTGGAGGAAGGTGGTGGTGAACTGAATGACTTTGTTTCTACAGCAAA AGGAGTATTCCAGTCTCTTATTGAAAAGCACTTTCCAGCTCCTGACAGGAAGAAACTGTTTAGCTTGTTGGGAATTGACTTGACTGCTCAAAGCAACAACAATTCACCCAGAGACAGCCCTTGCaaggagaacaaaataaagaagcGGAAAG GTGAAGAAGTAAGCAGAGAAGCCAAAAAAGCTCGTAAAACAGGTGGCCTTGCGGGTAGCAGCTCTGATGAGAGTGAAAGTGAATCTGATGCTTCAGACAATGAAGAAAGTGACAATGAGAGCCTCAGATATATGAGTTCTGGAGATGATGATGACTTCAACCCATTCAGAGATGAATCCAGTGAAGATGACGAAGATG ATCCCTGGCTAATTAGAAAagagcataaaaaaaataaagacaagaaaaagaagaaaagtatagACCCGGATTCTATTCAAAGTGCCTTATTAGCTTCTGGTCTTGGCTCAAAACGACCTAGCTGTTTTACTTCCACTGTTGGTACCACTACTTCTAGCACCAACACATCAG CAAACAGTAACACAAACAGCAGCTTTGTAACAAGTCAGGATGCTGTTGAAAGGGCCcaacaaatgaagaaagaacTGCTTGATAAACTGGAAAAGCTGGCTGAAGATCTTCCACCTAATACACTGGATGAGCTTATAGATGAACTGGGTGGTCCTGAAAATGTTGCAGAG atgacaGGCCGCAAAGGGAGAGTTGTGAGCAATGATGATGGCAGCATATCTTATGAGTCAAGATCTGAACTTGATGTGCCTGTTGAAATTCTGAACatcacagaaaagcagaggttCATGGATGGAGATAAG aacATTGCCATAATCTCAGAGGCTGCCAGCTCTGGTATCTCATTGCAAGCAGACCGTAGAGCTAAGAATCAGAGGCGGAGAGTTCACATGACTCTGGAGTTGCCATGGAGTGCGGATAGAGCAATACAGCAGTTTG GAAGAACTCACAGGTCCAATCAAGTGACTGCTCCAGAGTATGTATTCCTAATTTCTGAGTTGGCTGGAGAGCAAAGATTTGCATCCATAGTTGCAAAAAGACTGGAAAGCTTG GGAGCCCTCACCCACGGTGACAGACGGGCTACAGAAACTCGAGACCTCAGCAGATTCAATTTTGACAACAAG TATGGCAGGAATGCTTTAGAGATTGTTATGAAATCCATTGTGAATTTAGACTCCCCAATGGTCTCTCCACCACCTGATTTTCCTGGAGACTTTTTCAAAG atgTTCGTCAAGGATTGATTGGTGTGGGCTTGATAAATGTAGAAGACAGATCTGGAATTCTAACACTTGATAAAG ATTATAACAACATAGGAAAGTTTCTGAATAGAATTCTTGGTATGGAAGTACATCAGCAGAATGCTTTATTCCAGTACTTTTCTGACACGTTAAATGCTGTTATTCAAAATGCTAAGAAGAATGGAAGATATGATATGGGCATCTTAG ATCTGGGCTCTGGGGATGAGAAAGTAAGGAAGGCAGATGTTAAGAAGTTTTTAACTCCCGGATATTCTACCTCTGGACATGTAGAATTATACACA ATCAGCGTAGAGAGAGGAATGTCTTGGGATGAAGCAACTAAGCTCTGGGCAGAACAAACAGGTCCGGACGATGGGTTTTATTTATCACTACAG ataagaaataacaagaaaacCGCTATTCTCGTGAAGGAAGTGAATCCtaaaaagaagctttttttagTATACAGACCAAATACTGGGAAACAGCTCAAACTAGAAACATGTGCagacctgaaaaagaaatataagaag GTACCTTCTGAAGATGCTTTACCACACTGGTTAGAGCAGTACAATTCTTCTGCAGACACCTGCACACATGCGTATTG GAGAGGCAATTGTAAGAAGGCAGGCTTGGGATTAGTTTGTGAAGTGGGACTCCGCTGTCGAACTTACTATGTCTTGTGTGGTTCAGTATTGAGCGTCTGGACAAAAGTAGAAGGCGTTCTAGCCTCTGTGAGTGGTACAAATGTGAAAATGCAAATAGTTCGTCTAAGAACAGAGGACGGTCAGAGGATCGTAG gCTTGATCATTCCTGCAAATTGTGTATCGCCCCTTGTAAACCTCCTGTCGACGTCAGACCAGTCTCAACAGCTTGCAGTACAACAGCAGCAGATATGGCAGCAGCATCACCCACAAAGCATCACCAATTTCAACAATGCATAA